Proteins encoded by one window of Chryseobacterium sp. POL2:
- a CDS encoding N-6 DNA methylase codes for MGFSKLQHLQHNIEALRIAFTLEKEKRQATAEERLLMMRYSGFGGLKFVLNPIANEIDINHWRKTEHDLFPITQELHQLLKENATDEKQYRQYVDSMKSSVLTAFYTPPQVIDAIAQAIRDSGLNIDKFLEPSAGIGAFVQSFAESQTKVTAYEKDVLTGKILKHLYPESNIRVSGFEEIPEKEQNNYDVIASNIPFGDTSVFDLSYSRSKDPAKIQAARSIHNYFFLKGNDMLREGGLQAFITSQGILNSPKNEPIRRVLMENNNLVSAIRLPNNLFSDYAGTEVGSDLIILQKNTAKQNLTEREDLFCQSNKTGYGTPSNAIFNDGARIINTHWKVDTDPYGQPALIYTHQGGVEGIAKNLKQMLSDDFGKYLNLSLYRGRQNDEPIVQIPVQPTPPPVIEREIIQPELPRFTPPTIVQESPQEFTQLSIFDLFANAGEPVAVLAPPKRATRTKRQTINRRRTPINRQTDLFSEAMQQPYTPPAPNGTVNRTSQPNSNEQEATGDLFSQQNGNGQADKPAVSVAVPVTIPEPALYSQELQSYHRNDCLVVDNGWVGHLQEVDKENGTAIFHPLQLPSAQQARAEAYIAVRDTYNDLYQKEAEKQTEHQEERENLNRLYDAFVKKYSNLNSADNIKLIKTDSAGKEIPYLERVKGGIVQKADIFSHPVSFSTTRLATDNPQEALASSLNKYGSVDLDYMSEISNMTADALKEHLHGRIFYNPLEREYEIAERWIAGNVVEKAKEIRACVEQNPDDKEAKQSLTALVEARPRRIEFEELDFNLGERWIPTGVYAKFASHLFDADVKIHYSDSSDDFSVICNQGNQNIWVKYAVKAESRTFDGVALMKHALVNTTPDITKKVEIDGQEVKVKDMEAIQMANSKIDEIRTTFTDWLHAQSDEFKTRLTDQYNDTFNCFVRPNYDGSHQDFAGLDRKALGIEDLYNSQKDTVWMIKLNNGAICDHEVGAGKTLVMCTAAQEMKRLGLAHKPMIIGLKSNVHEIAEAYRTAYPHAKILFPGKEDFTPQKRLRIFGDIKNNDWDCVILTHDQFGMIPQSPEIQKEILEIELDNVERNLYTMEADGAEVTRGMLAGAIKRKDNLEVKLKTLQHDIENRKDDIVDFKMMGIDHLFIDESHQFKNLMFNTRHSRVAGLGNVDGSQKAMNLLFAIRTIQERTNADMGATFLSGTTISNSLTELYLLFKYLRPRALEKQGINCFDAWAAIYARKTTDYEFSVANNIVAKERFRYFIKVPELAQFYSEITDYRTARDIGIDRPEKNEILYNIPPTPDQAEFIQNLMEFAKSGDATLLGRHPLSKSEEKAKMLIATDYARKMSLDMRMVSGIYEDHPDNKASHCANNIAKYYNKYNAQKGTQFVFSDLGTYKPNEWNVYSEIKRKLVEDHNIPANEIRFIQEAKTDKQRKELIKGMNEGKIRVLFGSTSMLGTGVNAQKRAVAVHHLDTPWRPSDLAQRDGRAIRKGNEIAKHFADNKVDVIIYAVEKSLDSYKFNLLFNKQLFIDQLKSNNLGKRIIDEGSMDEKSGMNFSEYVAILSGNTDLLDKARVEKQIAGLESEKQAFNRSKYSAKSKLENYTEEFSAAQSRLIRMTTDWDNLQQRIQKRQDGKILNPVQLDGLSPNANAKQVGTKLNEIADKARSGGDYQEIGGLYGFQLLVKTEMSEKDGVDIRVNRFFVQGEGNIKYNHNFGVIAKDPETASVNFLRALEKLPPLMAKEQENIASYKKDIPILQEVVNGTWSKESRLSELKTELAAIERKIQLSIEPEKKGEPAEQVEKKQETPKFSDSIVRTKGIHLPRGVL; via the coding sequence ATGGGCTTCAGTAAACTTCAGCACCTCCAGCACAATATCGAAGCCCTGCGGATTGCTTTTACATTGGAAAAGGAGAAGCGACAAGCGACCGCAGAAGAAAGACTGCTAATGATGCGTTATAGCGGATTTGGCGGTCTTAAATTCGTATTGAACCCCATAGCAAATGAAATTGACATCAATCATTGGAGGAAGACCGAACACGATTTATTCCCGATTACGCAGGAACTCCACCAACTTCTAAAAGAAAACGCTACGGATGAAAAGCAATACCGCCAATACGTGGATAGTATGAAAAGCTCGGTGCTGACTGCTTTTTATACACCGCCACAGGTTATAGATGCCATTGCACAGGCAATACGTGATAGCGGCTTGAACATTGACAAATTCCTCGAACCCTCCGCAGGTATCGGGGCTTTTGTTCAGTCCTTTGCAGAGAGCCAAACCAAAGTTACTGCTTATGAAAAGGATGTACTCACAGGCAAAATCCTAAAGCACCTCTATCCTGAAAGCAATATCCGTGTAAGTGGCTTTGAGGAAATCCCCGAGAAGGAACAAAACAACTATGACGTTATTGCAAGCAATATCCCTTTTGGCGATACCTCTGTGTTTGACCTTTCGTATTCCCGAAGTAAAGACCCTGCAAAAATACAAGCTGCCCGAAGCATTCATAACTATTTCTTTTTAAAAGGGAATGATATGCTCCGTGAGGGCGGTTTGCAGGCATTCATTACTTCACAGGGAATTTTAAACAGTCCGAAGAATGAGCCGATACGCAGGGTATTAATGGAAAACAACAATTTGGTTTCGGCTATCCGCTTACCTAATAATCTGTTTTCGGATTATGCAGGTACAGAGGTCGGCTCCGACCTGATAATCCTGCAAAAGAATACGGCAAAACAAAATCTGACCGAAAGGGAAGATCTGTTTTGCCAAAGCAACAAAACAGGATATGGTACACCCAGCAATGCAATATTTAATGACGGTGCAAGAATTATAAATACGCATTGGAAAGTAGATACCGACCCTTACGGGCAACCTGCTCTAATCTATACCCACCAAGGCGGCGTTGAAGGCATTGCCAAGAACCTTAAACAAATGCTTTCCGATGATTTTGGAAAGTATCTGAATTTATCTTTGTATAGAGGCAGACAAAACGATGAGCCTATCGTACAAATTCCGGTACAGCCAACACCACCTCCGGTTATAGAGCGTGAAATCATTCAGCCGGAACTCCCTCGTTTTACGCCACCAACCATTGTGCAGGAAAGCCCACAAGAATTTACGCAGTTAAGTATTTTCGACCTGTTTGCAAATGCTGGCGAACCTGTCGCCGTTCTTGCTCCACCCAAGCGAGCCACAAGAACCAAAAGGCAAACAATCAATAGACGTAGAACGCCTATCAATCGCCAAACGGACTTATTCAGTGAGGCGATGCAACAACCGTACACGCCTCCTGCTCCTAATGGTACGGTAAATAGAACAAGCCAACCCAACAGCAATGAACAGGAAGCAACCGGAGATTTGTTTTCACAACAAAACGGGAATGGCCAAGCCGACAAGCCAGCCGTTTCCGTAGCCGTTCCTGTTACCATTCCCGAACCTGCATTATATAGTCAGGAATTGCAGTCGTACCACCGTAACGACTGTCTTGTTGTGGACAATGGTTGGGTCGGTCATTTGCAGGAGGTTGATAAAGAAAACGGAACGGCAATTTTCCATCCCTTGCAACTGCCGTCAGCCCAACAAGCAAGAGCCGAAGCCTATATTGCCGTGCGTGATACTTACAACGACTTGTATCAAAAAGAAGCCGAAAAACAAACGGAGCATCAGGAGGAAAGAGAAAACCTTAACCGCCTGTACGATGCCTTTGTCAAAAAGTATAGCAACTTGAACAGTGCCGATAATATCAAGCTGATAAAGACCGACAGTGCAGGAAAGGAAATTCCGTATTTGGAGCGTGTGAAAGGCGGCATCGTTCAGAAAGCGGATATATTTAGCCACCCCGTAAGTTTCTCTACCACAAGATTAGCAACCGACAACCCACAAGAAGCATTAGCATCCTCGTTGAACAAATACGGAAGTGTGGATTTGGACTATATGTCCGAAATCAGCAATATGACCGCCGATGCCTTGAAAGAGCATTTACACGGTCGTATTTTCTATAATCCATTGGAAAGGGAGTACGAAATAGCCGAACGCTGGATAGCTGGTAACGTAGTTGAAAAAGCCAAAGAAATCAGAGCCTGCGTTGAACAAAATCCCGATGATAAGGAAGCCAAACAAAGCCTTACGGCATTAGTGGAAGCCAGACCAAGACGTATCGAATTTGAGGAGCTGGACTTCAACCTCGGCGAACGCTGGATACCCACTGGCGTTTATGCCAAATTTGCCTCACACCTTTTTGATGCAGATGTAAAAATCCACTATTCGGACAGCTCCGATGATTTTTCCGTAATCTGTAATCAGGGCAATCAAAACATTTGGGTCAAGTATGCGGTCAAGGCTGAAAGCCGGACGTTTGACGGCGTGGCTTTGATGAAGCACGCCCTTGTCAATACCACACCCGATATAACCAAGAAAGTCGAAATAGACGGGCAGGAAGTCAAGGTCAAAGATATGGAAGCTATACAAATGGCTAATTCCAAAATTGACGAAATACGCACCACTTTTACAGATTGGCTACACGCCCAAAGTGATGAGTTCAAAACCCGACTGACCGACCAATACAACGATACCTTTAACTGTTTTGTACGTCCAAACTATGACGGAAGCCATCAGGATTTTGCAGGCTTAGACCGCAAAGCATTAGGTATCGAAGACTTGTACAATAGTCAAAAGGACACCGTTTGGATGATTAAGCTGAATAACGGTGCTATTTGCGACCACGAGGTCGGTGCTGGGAAAACATTGGTTATGTGTACTGCCGCACAGGAAATGAAGCGTTTGGGCTTGGCACACAAACCAATGATAATAGGATTAAAAAGTAATGTACACGAAATCGCCGAAGCCTACAGAACAGCGTACCCACACGCAAAGATACTGTTCCCTGGCAAGGAAGATTTCACTCCACAAAAACGCCTCCGGATATTCGGGGATATAAAAAACAATGATTGGGATTGTGTAATTCTCACGCACGACCAATTCGGAATGATACCCCAAAGCCCCGAAATCCAAAAGGAAATCCTCGAAATAGAATTGGATAACGTGGAGCGAAACCTATATACAATGGAGGCTGACGGTGCGGAAGTAACAAGGGGTATGCTTGCCGGAGCTATCAAGCGAAAAGACAATCTCGAAGTGAAGCTAAAGACTTTACAGCACGATATTGAGAACCGCAAAGATGATATAGTCGATTTTAAAATGATGGGTATAGACCATTTATTTATCGACGAGAGCCACCAATTTAAAAATCTAATGTTCAATACCCGTCATAGTCGTGTTGCTGGATTGGGTAACGTGGACGGTAGCCAAAAAGCAATGAACCTGCTTTTTGCTATCCGTACCATTCAGGAGCGAACCAATGCGGATATGGGGGCTACCTTTCTTTCGGGAACGACTATTAGCAATTCATTGACCGAATTGTACTTGCTTTTCAAATACCTACGCCCGAGGGCATTGGAAAAACAGGGCATTAACTGTTTTGATGCGTGGGCAGCTATTTACGCACGTAAGACGACCGATTACGAGTTTTCGGTCGCCAACAATATTGTAGCAAAAGAACGCTTCCGTTATTTCATCAAAGTACCGGAGCTTGCACAGTTCTACTCGGAAATAACGGATTATAGGACGGCAAGGGATATAGGCATTGACCGTCCTGAAAAAAACGAAATCCTTTACAACATTCCGCCTACGCCCGACCAAGCGGAGTTTATACAGAACCTGATGGAATTTGCGAAGTCAGGCGATGCAACTTTGCTGGGAAGACACCCGTTATCAAAATCGGAAGAAAAAGCGAAAATGCTTATCGCAACGGATTACGCCCGTAAGATGTCATTGGATATGCGAATGGTAAGCGGTATATACGAAGACCACCCCGACAACAAAGCCTCTCACTGTGCCAATAATATTGCGAAATATTACAATAAATACAATGCACAGAAAGGAACACAATTCGTGTTCTCGGATTTGGGAACATATAAGCCGAACGAGTGGAATGTGTACTCTGAAATCAAACGCAAGCTCGTGGAAGACCACAACATACCTGCGAATGAAATCCGGTTTATTCAGGAAGCCAAAACCGACAAACAACGTAAGGAGCTTATCAAGGGAATGAACGAGGGTAAAATCCGTGTGCTGTTCGGCTCAACGAGTATGCTTGGAACAGGTGTGAACGCACAGAAAAGAGCTGTTGCCGTTCATCATTTGGACACACCGTGGCGACCATCCGACCTTGCCCAGCGTGACGGTAGGGCAATCCGTAAAGGCAATGAGATTGCCAAACATTTTGCCGATAACAAAGTAGATGTCATCATATATGCCGTGGAGAAATCGCTGGATAGCTACAAATTTAACCTGCTGTTTAACAAACAGCTTTTTATCGACCAATTAAAGTCCAACAATCTTGGTAAGAGAATTATTGACGAGGGCAGTATGGACGAAAAATCGGGTATGAATTTCTCTGAATACGTGGCAATCCTGTCAGGAAACACAGACCTGCTGGATAAGGCAAGAGTTGAAAAACAGATTGCCGGATTGGAAAGCGAAAAGCAAGCGTTTAACCGTTCCAAGTATAGTGCAAAATCCAAATTAGAAAACTATACAGAAGAATTTAGCGCAGCTCAATCACGCCTCATCCGAATGACAACCGATTGGGACAACTTACAGCAACGCATACAAAAACGGCAGGATGGCAAAATCTTAAATCCTGTACAGTTGGACGGCTTATCTCCTAATGCGAACGCCAAACAGGTTGGAACCAAGCTCAACGAGATTGCCGATAAAGCCCGTTCAGGTGGGGATTATCAGGAGATTGGTGGTTTGTACGGATTTCAGCTATTGGTTAAAACGGAAATGTCCGAAAAAGACGGCGTAGATATTCGGGTAAACCGATTTTTTGTACAGGGAGAGGGTAACATTAAGTATAACCACAATTTTGGTGTGATTGCCAAAGACCCTGAAACCGCCTCTGTAAACTTTTTG
- a CDS encoding DUF1896 domain-containing protein — protein MSTQQKDLSYFRLRLQEHLNSSFPEKAHDQKFIDQRSSWATNAYEGAFRSGNAIDQCNEIANYILFEGLHFSKFDTVFQVVCNEFDTLMADEELRPFALKMFPICEPVFAKYELTDDFAYGYEFDVLYTELTGTITIWIDENGLQ, from the coding sequence ATGAGTACACAGCAAAAAGACTTGTCGTATTTCCGCTTACGACTGCAAGAACACCTTAACAGTAGCTTCCCTGAAAAAGCTCACGACCAAAAATTTATTGACCAGCGTTCTTCGTGGGCTACAAATGCTTACGAGGGTGCGTTCCGCTCTGGCAATGCTATCGACCAATGCAATGAGATTGCCAATTACATACTCTTTGAGGGTTTGCACTTTTCCAAGTTTGATACGGTTTTTCAAGTCGTATGCAATGAGTTCGATACCCTAATGGCAGATGAGGAACTGCGACCATTCGCTCTTAAAATGTTCCCAATCTGTGAACCAGTATTTGCCAAGTATGAACTGACCGATGATTTTGCCTACGGTTACGAGTTTGATGTCCTCTATACCGAACTGACGGGAACCATCACAATATGGATTGATGAAAATGGGCTTCAGTAA
- a CDS encoding histone H1 has translation MNELIEKINASYEALKADAQLQVEKGNKAAGTRARKTSLELEKLLKEFRKASLEASKG, from the coding sequence ATGAACGAACTAATTGAAAAAATCAACGCAAGCTATGAAGCGTTGAAAGCTGATGCACAATTGCAAGTAGAAAAGGGAAACAAAGCGGCAGGTACAAGAGCACGTAAGACTTCGCTTGAATTGGAGAAACTTTTAAAAGAGTTCAGAAAAGCATCTTTGGAAGCATCTAAAGGCTAA